In a genomic window of Spirosoma agri:
- a CDS encoding alpha/beta hydrolase yields MHRLVRWLFLASLSLISAIGFCARVDTLDIPSASMNRTLRAAVVLPERYPKNKKSASRKDAHPFPVLYLLHGGTGNFRDWLTKTPDKSLLQRLADQYNLIIVTPDGDPTSYYFDSPLVKTSQFETFIAKELIDKIDNTYHTVRDRKGRIIAGLSMGGHGAMFIASRHPDLYAAAGSMSGVMNINTATWKVAPDFAKSRAENFAKLLGPPKDGDAPYPGYTMVTLADQLKANNLPLIFDIGVDDFLIETNRDLHRRLVENKTPHEYTERPGAHTWEYWENALPYQVLFFSKILKTNQVAIP; encoded by the coding sequence ATGCATAGGCTCGTCCGCTGGCTCTTTCTCGCCAGCCTTTCATTGATCTCAGCAATTGGTTTTTGCGCCAGAGTCGATACACTCGATATTCCGAGCGCGAGCATGAATCGAACCTTACGGGCGGCTGTGGTGCTCCCAGAGCGTTATCCGAAAAACAAAAAATCCGCGTCGAGAAAAGACGCTCACCCCTTCCCCGTGCTCTACCTGTTGCACGGAGGCACGGGTAATTTCCGCGACTGGCTGACCAAAACGCCGGACAAATCACTGCTTCAACGGCTGGCCGATCAGTACAACCTCATCATCGTTACGCCCGATGGTGATCCGACCAGCTACTACTTCGACAGTCCACTCGTCAAAACCAGCCAGTTCGAAACCTTTATCGCCAAAGAGCTGATTGACAAGATCGATAACACCTATCACACTGTCCGTGACCGGAAAGGACGCATCATTGCCGGTCTGTCGATGGGTGGGCATGGGGCCATGTTCATTGCAAGCCGTCATCCGGATTTATACGCGGCTGCCGGTAGCATGAGTGGCGTGATGAACATCAATACCGCAACCTGGAAAGTAGCCCCCGATTTTGCCAAATCACGCGCGGAAAATTTTGCCAAGTTGCTGGGTCCGCCCAAGGACGGCGACGCCCCGTATCCGGGCTACACGATGGTAACGCTCGCGGATCAGCTTAAAGCCAATAACCTGCCCCTGATTTTTGACATTGGCGTCGATGATTTTCTGATCGAGACCAATCGTGATCTGCACCGCCGGTTAGTGGAGAACAAAACGCCACACGAGTACACGGAACGACCCGGTGCCCACACCTGGGAGTACTGGGAAAACGCGCTGCCCTATCAAGTCTTGTTTTTCAGTAAAATCCTGAAAACGAACCAGGTTGCCATTCCTTAA
- a CDS encoding glycoside hydrolase family 9 protein → MKNVVGTTLLLGLIYAATWAQTPINGSGSLPSGGRTRTFRFHLPASPSTDNLPVVLAYHGDGGSGAGFQAYAGLDAVANAQNFIVVYPDAVTVGGTIQFNKYADTKPGFGSVGDTSGPNPADPNAPDDVQFTSDLIDYLFRTYRINRNRVYVTGHSGGGYMSYFLSMALPDKLAAFVPVAANLWGNDAFLSSYFTATTYRPVPLMHIHSKGDPTVQAPITPYPKTPAFVWPMSNYAYLNCGNGGTYTTTALNPNADSLTFCSFGKKVVMLMTKDASHGWSSLVNMPQTIWNFVKTYQLTTYPEVDNHLKVDQFGYLPMARKIAVLSNPQTGYNASQPFTPSAFYQVRDAATDAVVLRGSPVSWNGGATHAQSGDKAWWFDFSAVQKAGSYYVYDSLQNKRSYTFDIGNEVYKNVLKQATRVFFYQRSGFAKQTPYAETPWTDGAAFLKPQQDTDSRLVTNTSVATSKNLRGGWFDAGDYNKYVPFTYGTMVDMLLAYEDNPAVWTDDFTIPESGNGVPDILDEAKWELDWLLRMQQTDGSLLHKVSVTDFSAVSPPSADTNVRRYGAASTDATATGAAVLALAAIQFKSLSDPAKQRYSDTLQTAAINAFNWANANPNVTFSNTGFQSAAATYTADDRLARRVAASAFLYVLTGNTTYKTFFDANYSQVHLIQWGYAYPFEATYQDALLYYARASGATVSVKNAILTTYSGSVKTNNAENLPAYLNQTDAYRAFLGDRNYTWGSNETKAHQGNLFFAMNTYNLDAANKTNYQDAGMGFVHYMHGVNPTAYCYLTNMTTAGAEFSAPTMYHSWFGDGTAFDVNPPPGYLVGGANPTYAPDAAYTGPAISPPQNQPVQKSYKAWNTSYPENSWQLDEPAIYSQAAYLRLLSQSMCYTDVITSVKSGNWNDPLTWACRRVPTATDNVVIQNDTNITVGSTVPAKSLTLRGKLSYTNGGKVMVGL, encoded by the coding sequence GTGAAAAATGTAGTTGGTACAACCCTGTTGCTGGGACTGATTTACGCAGCTACCTGGGCCCAAACGCCCATCAATGGTTCCGGCAGCCTTCCATCAGGAGGGCGTACTCGGACCTTCCGGTTTCATCTGCCCGCCAGTCCGTCTACCGATAACCTCCCCGTCGTACTGGCGTATCATGGCGATGGTGGGAGCGGAGCCGGTTTTCAGGCGTATGCCGGGCTCGATGCCGTAGCCAATGCACAGAATTTTATTGTCGTTTATCCCGATGCCGTCACCGTAGGGGGCACCATCCAGTTTAATAAATATGCCGATACCAAACCCGGATTCGGATCGGTGGGCGACACAAGCGGCCCGAATCCTGCCGATCCGAACGCACCGGACGATGTCCAGTTCACGTCCGATCTGATTGATTATTTATTCCGGACATACCGGATCAATCGCAATCGGGTGTACGTGACTGGTCATTCGGGGGGTGGATATATGAGCTACTTTCTGAGTATGGCCCTCCCTGACAAGCTGGCGGCCTTTGTTCCCGTTGCGGCTAACTTGTGGGGAAATGATGCGTTCCTGTCCAGCTATTTTACGGCAACAACGTACAGACCGGTGCCCCTGATGCACATTCACAGTAAAGGTGATCCGACCGTGCAGGCGCCCATTACGCCTTATCCGAAAACACCCGCTTTCGTGTGGCCGATGTCGAACTATGCCTACCTGAATTGTGGCAACGGCGGTACTTATACAACTACGGCGCTGAACCCGAACGCTGATTCGCTGACGTTCTGTAGTTTCGGAAAAAAGGTCGTGATGCTGATGACCAAAGACGCATCGCACGGGTGGAGTTCACTCGTTAACATGCCCCAGACGATCTGGAATTTTGTCAAAACGTACCAGCTGACCACCTATCCCGAAGTGGACAATCACCTGAAAGTCGATCAGTTTGGCTACCTGCCGATGGCCCGGAAAATTGCGGTACTCAGCAATCCACAAACGGGTTACAATGCGTCGCAACCCTTCACGCCTTCTGCATTCTATCAGGTTCGGGACGCTGCCACGGATGCGGTTGTGCTGCGCGGTTCGCCCGTCAGCTGGAACGGTGGGGCTACCCATGCGCAGTCGGGTGACAAAGCGTGGTGGTTCGATTTTTCGGCGGTTCAGAAAGCAGGTAGTTACTACGTTTACGATTCCCTGCAAAACAAGCGATCCTACACCTTCGACATTGGCAACGAGGTTTACAAAAACGTGTTGAAACAGGCGACACGGGTGTTTTTCTATCAGCGAAGTGGCTTTGCCAAACAGACGCCCTACGCCGAAACTCCCTGGACCGATGGGGCTGCTTTCCTGAAGCCGCAGCAGGATACCGATAGTCGGTTGGTAACGAATACGTCGGTAGCCACGTCGAAAAACCTGCGGGGTGGCTGGTTCGACGCGGGCGACTACAACAAATACGTTCCCTTCACCTACGGGACGATGGTCGATATGTTGTTGGCCTACGAAGATAATCCGGCTGTCTGGACCGATGATTTTACCATTCCTGAATCGGGCAACGGCGTTCCTGATATATTGGATGAGGCCAAGTGGGAACTGGACTGGTTACTTCGGATGCAGCAGACGGATGGCTCGTTGCTTCACAAGGTTTCCGTAACGGATTTTAGCGCGGTTTCGCCACCCAGCGCCGATACGAACGTTCGCCGGTATGGTGCAGCCAGTACCGATGCCACGGCTACCGGCGCTGCGGTTCTGGCACTGGCGGCTATCCAGTTTAAATCGTTGAGTGATCCGGCCAAACAACGCTATAGCGACACGCTTCAGACCGCTGCCATCAATGCGTTCAACTGGGCAAATGCGAATCCAAACGTAACGTTCTCCAACACCGGCTTTCAGAGTGCGGCTGCAACCTACACCGCTGATGACCGACTCGCCCGGCGGGTTGCTGCTTCGGCTTTTTTGTATGTGCTAACCGGAAATACGACCTATAAAACGTTTTTCGACGCGAATTATAGTCAGGTTCACCTGATACAATGGGGCTATGCCTACCCATTCGAGGCCACGTATCAGGATGCGCTGTTATACTATGCTCGTGCTTCCGGTGCTACGGTAAGCGTGAAAAACGCCATTCTGACAACGTACTCGGGCAGCGTTAAAACGAACAATGCCGAGAATTTACCGGCCTATCTGAACCAGACAGATGCGTACCGGGCGTTTCTGGGTGATCGAAACTACACGTGGGGAAGCAATGAGACGAAAGCGCACCAGGGCAACCTGTTTTTCGCCATGAACACGTATAATCTGGATGCTGCGAACAAAACCAATTACCAGGATGCGGGCATGGGTTTTGTTCATTACATGCACGGTGTCAATCCGACCGCTTACTGCTACCTGACGAATATGACCACTGCCGGGGCGGAATTTTCGGCTCCGACCATGTACCATAGCTGGTTTGGCGATGGTACTGCCTTTGACGTCAATCCGCCACCGGGTTATTTGGTGGGAGGAGCCAATCCAACCTACGCGCCCGACGCGGCCTATACGGGTCCCGCGATTTCGCCCCCGCAGAATCAGCCGGTTCAGAAATCGTACAAAGCCTGGAACACGTCCTATCCCGAAAATTCCTGGCAGCTCGACGAACCTGCCATATATTCGCAGGCGGCCTATCTGCGGTTGTTGTCACAGTCGATGTGTTACACTGATGTGATCACCAGCGTGAAGTCCGGGAACTGGAATGATCCGCTTACGTGGGCCTGTCGGCGCGTGCCGACGGCTACGGATAACGTCGTCATCCAGAACGACACCAACATAACCGTGGGCAGCACCGTGCCCGCCAAAAGCCTGACGTTACGCGGCAAACTCTCGTACACAAACGGTGGAAAAGTAATGGTAGGACTGTAG
- a CDS encoding heparinase II/III domain-containing protein, with translation MKTATFFLHFLALSLLAVFSANAQIDHLATTARLPDHPRILLLKGEEEAIKRTIGADKTWDKLHLAILTESDVLLESAPLERIQIGRRLLSTSREALRRLFFLSYAWRMTHQDKYLKRAEKELLALSAFSDWNPTHFLDVAEMTMAVSIGYDWLYNDLSESSRSVIKEAILKKGLEPSLDSKYNSWLKASHNWNQVCNAGMTYGALAIYEDQPELAKRLINRAVDSIELPMGDYNPSGAYPEGYSYWGYGTSFNVMFLSAVDKAFGTDFGLSAKPGFLQTAGFMENMTGPSNNAFNFSDSGLSGELQPAMFWFAQKQKNPSLLWVERSRLMNGDAKQHTKNRLLPAAILWSNGVGVSSIAEPTSTVWVGAGKTPVALMRTSWSDPNAIYVAMKGGSASTNHAHMDIGSFVMEADGVRWAMDFGMQNYESLESKGVDLWNAKQNSQRWQVFRYNNFVHNTLTINGQLQRVEGKASIIGSSATPAFMNATTDLTDIYSGSLVKATRGVAIVNNAYVVVRDELETLPTETTVRWTMLTPATAKLIGNNKIELTKDGKTLVIQVQEPANVTLKTWPTEPPHDYDAPNPGTTLVGFEATLPANAKAALTVLLIPEKSAKNVTQPVQHLQQWPK, from the coding sequence ATGAAAACGGCTACCTTCTTCCTGCATTTTCTCGCTCTCTCGTTGCTGGCCGTTTTTTCGGCAAACGCCCAGATCGACCATCTGGCCACTACCGCCAGGCTCCCCGATCACCCCCGAATTTTACTGCTGAAAGGGGAAGAAGAAGCGATTAAGCGAACCATAGGCGCTGACAAAACCTGGGATAAACTACACCTCGCCATCCTGACCGAATCGGACGTACTGCTCGAATCGGCTCCGCTGGAACGGATTCAGATCGGGCGACGGTTATTGTCTACATCACGCGAGGCATTGCGTCGGTTGTTTTTTCTGTCGTACGCCTGGCGCATGACCCACCAGGACAAGTATTTGAAACGCGCCGAAAAAGAACTCCTGGCTTTATCGGCCTTCAGCGACTGGAATCCAACTCATTTTCTGGACGTGGCCGAAATGACAATGGCCGTGTCCATCGGGTACGACTGGCTGTACAACGACTTATCCGAGTCGTCCCGCTCCGTTATCAAGGAAGCAATTCTGAAAAAAGGATTGGAGCCATCGCTGGATTCGAAGTACAACAGCTGGCTGAAAGCGAGCCATAACTGGAATCAGGTCTGCAATGCGGGGATGACCTACGGTGCGCTGGCGATTTACGAAGATCAGCCGGAACTGGCCAAACGCCTGATCAATCGGGCCGTCGACTCCATCGAGTTGCCCATGGGCGATTATAATCCGAGTGGCGCGTATCCCGAAGGCTATAGCTACTGGGGGTATGGAACCAGCTTCAATGTTATGTTCCTGAGCGCAGTTGACAAGGCATTCGGGACCGATTTTGGGTTATCGGCCAAACCCGGTTTTCTACAAACAGCCGGATTTATGGAGAACATGACCGGACCATCCAACAACGCGTTCAATTTCTCCGATTCCGGGTTGAGCGGAGAGCTACAACCGGCAATGTTCTGGTTTGCCCAAAAACAGAAAAACCCCTCGCTGCTTTGGGTAGAGCGCAGTCGGTTGATGAACGGCGACGCTAAACAACACACCAAAAACCGGCTTCTACCCGCGGCCATTCTCTGGAGCAATGGCGTTGGTGTATCCTCTATTGCCGAACCAACATCGACCGTCTGGGTTGGCGCGGGCAAAACACCGGTCGCGCTAATGCGTACTTCCTGGTCTGATCCCAATGCCATTTACGTAGCTATGAAAGGGGGCAGCGCATCAACCAACCACGCGCACATGGATATCGGCTCGTTCGTCATGGAAGCCGACGGTGTTCGCTGGGCGATGGATTTCGGGATGCAGAACTACGAATCGCTGGAATCCAAAGGGGTTGACTTGTGGAACGCCAAACAAAATTCGCAACGCTGGCAAGTTTTCCGCTATAACAACTTCGTTCACAACACACTCACGATCAACGGCCAGCTACAGCGGGTTGAAGGCAAAGCGTCGATTATCGGTTCGTCAGCAACCCCTGCCTTCATGAACGCCACCACCGACTTGACCGATATTTATTCCGGATCGCTGGTAAAAGCGACGCGTGGTGTTGCCATTGTAAACAACGCTTACGTTGTAGTTCGGGATGAACTGGAAACGCTGCCGACTGAAACGACGGTCCGTTGGACAATGCTCACGCCGGCTACGGCCAAACTGATTGGCAATAACAAGATCGAACTCACGAAAGACGGCAAAACGTTGGTCATTCAGGTTCAGGAACCCGCGAACGTAACGCTGAAAACCTGGCCGACAGAACCACCGCACGACTACGACGCACCCAACCCCGGCACCACACTGGTCGGCTTCGAAGCCACGCTCCCTGCCAACGCAAAAGCAGCACTGACGGTATTGCTCATCCCCGAAAAATCAGCAAAAAACGTCACTCAGCCAGTACAGCACTTACAGCAATGGCCGAAGTAA